The following are from one region of the Prevotella sp. HUN102 genome:
- a CDS encoding DUF6531 domain-containing protein, which yields MLPVSTHLTPVVGLDLHLATSGNPFHPYIGMVIDPFDYIPFLGSNVNINGLKRGVSDTSGVLITFQHIPLVGAFIMMPIIGHESVNFFSSQTVFAEGTRLSPKGHMLMTCNDVGIPFSGALSKAGKKKLKFTPTLFAPTSFSIPIPTGAPVMVGGPYVPDWGGMLTGLLSSIGFSTLLSFAPAILKAMKKAGKKGLTAFNHKVLKKGICKKMRATRSLSKKLCKHGFEPVNLVNGVVVYEGEDFFFPGMPSLSWERVWYSDSDYKGWLGHGVHCSYDRSVTFLPEEDILVLRLSDGRLASFPVLDEGEDSYNRLERITLSRTKEGYVAFEHDSNLSFHFTIPGKDRGYSTHRLSTVTDLEGRSIRLSYENGVLATLTDACGRQITVRLTDEGFIESLHLRMPDGNSEQLVRYSYDEQGDMVGITDALGQTTGIRYEEHRMVEKTDRNGYTFYWEYDKEGRCIHTHGEDGDQEGWISYFPEKGYNTVRDACGAESTYRYDANQLVRSITDALGNTTRYDYTEEMEPYREIDPEGRITGWHYDGRGNQTGTTYPDGTLSMRVFDEKDRMILQMSPKGTRQIYVYDTEHPHRVRTVIEEDDTQTNLHYNSDGSLSMMEKGGRSIVLHYDDMGNLSSCHSEGRVLMRREYDYRGRPVMEQGPSARPLQYEYDLLDRVRRIYRPDGNIIDIGYDCYDSVTEVKDKDRHVRMDYTPMGSLRRREEQGTSVEFFYDAMERLTTLRNERGSLYRFLRDKAGNVIREVGFDGMERRFTLNRSGDVIRVDRPDGRHTIYEHNAFGRISKARYSDGTWESFFYDKDGRLCGAANAHGEVTFSRDKKGRVIKEEQILPGGKKADRVTIEHDYDQWGGHVGLRSSLGAEQNTSYTPLGETETLHARQAEESDAWESRIRYDERGREIERFATGGVRITSEYDFAGRLEARCTYAGTESRGHRFYAWRRNDRLLSMRSHLRKDPVTYDYDSFGTLVGASLDMSEHLFKTPDIIGNVYRDRDAEGRVYDRGGRLLRDENFFYRYDGEGNLILKSTRNVLEPPVMPQPKDWLDKLFTRTTPNDKELQAHYGWQQGDTAYEWYGNGMLKSVRTPEGATIRFEYDALGRRTLKETHDTCYRYAWDGNVLLHEWSYDKREKPRTQQDELGRIRYDRQEPYTNLITWVYDGGSYTPVAKLTEDDSYTIVQDYLGTPIQALDSKGNVVWDCILDIYGDVLELRGKRDFIPFRFQGMYYDTETELCYVRHRYYSADTGAFITQDPIGLAGGNPTLYGYVFDSNIEIDPFGLDCKAQSNIYKGVQEASQILKERGLPRQVRKNILQSFDVRTIKVRLARTNEYGIRFHDKGLKATANGRYLFETFPASRNSLAIKPEWNNMTDIKQWQIKKGTLLFEGVAAPQGNLSGGQIQKFVVDDPVTSLI from the coding sequence ATGTTACCCGTCAGTACTCATTTGACCCCTGTTGTAGGTCTGGATTTGCATCTTGCGACCTCCGGTAATCCTTTCCATCCCTATATAGGTATGGTCATAGACCCCTTTGACTATATTCCCTTCCTCGGCAGCAACGTCAACATCAACGGTCTGAAGCGTGGCGTGTCCGACACGAGCGGTGTGCTGATCACCTTCCAGCACATCCCCTTGGTGGGAGCCTTCATCATGATGCCCATCATCGGACACGAGAGCGTGAACTTCTTCTCCTCACAGACGGTCTTTGCAGAGGGTACGCGTTTAAGCCCCAAGGGACACATGCTCATGACCTGCAACGACGTGGGTATTCCCTTCTCGGGAGCATTGAGCAAGGCCGGCAAGAAAAAACTCAAGTTTACCCCAACCCTCTTCGCCCCGACATCTTTCTCCATTCCCATTCCGACAGGTGCGCCCGTCATGGTCGGCGGTCCTTACGTCCCCGACTGGGGCGGTATGCTGACGGGGCTTTTGTCAAGCATCGGCTTCAGCACGCTGCTCAGTTTTGCCCCTGCCATATTGAAGGCTATGAAGAAAGCGGGGAAAAAAGGATTGACGGCTTTCAACCATAAAGTCCTTAAGAAAGGCATCTGCAAGAAAATGAGAGCGACACGATCCCTGTCAAAGAAACTTTGCAAGCACGGTTTTGAGCCTGTGAACCTTGTCAATGGCGTCGTAGTCTATGAAGGTGAAGACTTCTTCTTCCCCGGCATGCCGTCCTTGTCATGGGAGCGTGTCTGGTATTCCGATTCCGACTATAAGGGCTGGCTGGGACACGGGGTGCACTGCTCGTACGACAGGAGCGTCACCTTCCTTCCCGAAGAGGATATCCTTGTTTTAAGATTGAGTGACGGTCGCCTCGCCTCCTTCCCCGTGCTTGATGAGGGAGAAGACTCATATAACCGCCTCGAGCGCATCACCCTTTCCCGAACGAAGGAAGGGTACGTTGCATTTGAACACGACAGCAACCTGTCCTTCCACTTCACCATTCCCGGAAAAGACAGGGGGTATTCCACCCATCGTCTTTCCACTGTTACCGACTTGGAGGGCAGGAGCATTCGCCTTTCCTATGAGAATGGCGTGCTTGCGACGCTCACCGATGCCTGTGGTCGTCAAATCACAGTCCGACTTACGGATGAGGGATTCATCGAGAGCCTTCACCTGAGGATGCCGGACGGAAATTCCGAGCAACTTGTTCGCTATTCCTATGACGAGCAGGGCGACATGGTAGGCATCACCGACGCATTGGGGCAGACGACAGGAATCCGCTACGAGGAGCACCGTATGGTGGAGAAGACCGACCGTAACGGGTACACGTTCTATTGGGAATACGACAAGGAGGGGCGCTGCATCCATACACACGGAGAAGATGGTGATCAGGAGGGCTGGATCTCCTATTTCCCCGAGAAGGGATATAACACTGTCCGTGACGCCTGTGGTGCGGAGAGTACATACCGCTACGATGCCAATCAGCTTGTCCGCTCCATCACCGATGCTCTTGGCAACACGACCCGCTATGACTATACCGAGGAGATGGAGCCCTACCGGGAAATAGACCCCGAGGGGCGCATTACGGGCTGGCACTATGACGGACGCGGCAACCAGACAGGCACGACCTATCCCGATGGCACATTATCCATGCGTGTGTTTGATGAGAAGGACCGCATGATTCTCCAAATGTCACCCAAAGGCACCAGACAGATCTACGTCTATGACACCGAGCACCCCCATAGGGTACGCACCGTCATCGAGGAAGACGACACCCAGACCAACCTTCACTATAACTCTGACGGCAGTCTCTCCATGATGGAGAAGGGTGGCAGGAGCATAGTCCTGCACTATGACGACATGGGCAATCTCAGCAGTTGCCATTCTGAAGGCAGGGTACTCATGCGCCGGGAGTACGACTACCGGGGACGTCCTGTTATGGAGCAGGGTCCGTCCGCACGCCCCCTTCAATACGAGTACGACCTCCTTGACCGCGTGCGGCGTATCTACCGTCCCGACGGGAACATTATAGACATCGGCTACGACTGTTACGACAGCGTCACCGAGGTAAAAGACAAGGACCGCCATGTGAGGATGGACTACACCCCAATGGGCAGCCTGAGACGCCGTGAGGAACAGGGCACGTCCGTGGAGTTCTTCTATGACGCAATGGAACGCCTCACCACCCTGCGCAACGAGCGTGGCAGCCTCTATCGGTTCCTGCGCGACAAGGCGGGCAACGTCATCCGTGAGGTTGGCTTTGACGGTATGGAGCGGCGCTTCACACTCAACAGGTCGGGAGACGTCATCCGCGTAGACCGTCCCGATGGACGCCATACCATCTATGAGCACAATGCCTTCGGTCGTATCAGCAAGGCACGCTATTCCGACGGCACATGGGAATCCTTCTTCTACGACAAGGACGGCAGGCTGTGTGGTGCCGCCAACGCGCATGGCGAAGTAACCTTCAGCCGTGACAAAAAGGGGCGCGTCATCAAGGAAGAGCAGATACTCCCCGGAGGGAAAAAGGCTGACAGGGTTACCATTGAGCACGACTACGACCAATGGGGCGGACACGTGGGGCTGCGGAGTTCTCTCGGGGCGGAGCAGAATACCTCCTACACCCCACTTGGGGAAACGGAAACCCTCCATGCCCGGCAAGCTGAGGAATCGGACGCTTGGGAAAGCCGTATCCGCTACGATGAGAGGGGACGCGAGATAGAGCGCTTTGCCACGGGTGGCGTGCGCATTACCTCGGAATACGACTTTGCGGGACGTCTGGAGGCAAGGTGTACCTATGCGGGGACGGAATCGCGCGGGCACCGCTTCTATGCATGGAGAAGGAACGACAGGCTGCTTTCCATGCGGTCCCACCTGAGGAAAGATCCCGTGACGTACGACTATGACAGCTTCGGTACCCTTGTCGGCGCATCGCTTGACATGAGCGAGCATCTCTTCAAGACTCCCGACATCATCGGCAACGTCTATCGGGACAGGGATGCCGAGGGACGTGTCTATGACAGGGGCGGCAGACTGCTCAGGGATGAGAATTTCTTTTACCGCTATGACGGGGAAGGCAATCTTATCCTCAAGAGCACTCGCAATGTCTTGGAACCTCCCGTGATGCCGCAACCCAAGGATTGGCTTGACAAGCTCTTCACGAGAACCACACCCAACGACAAGGAACTGCAGGCTCATTATGGCTGGCAACAGGGAGACACCGCTTACGAGTGGTACGGCAACGGCATGCTCAAGAGCGTACGCACACCCGAAGGTGCCACCATAAGGTTTGAGTACGATGCCTTGGGCAGGCGTACCCTTAAGGAGACGCACGACACATGCTATCGCTATGCCTGGGACGGCAACGTGCTGCTGCACGAGTGGAGTTATGACAAGCGGGAAAAGCCGAGGACACAGCAGGATGAATTGGGGCGTATCCGTTATGACAGACAGGAACCGTACACCAATCTCATTACATGGGTGTATGACGGTGGAAGTTATACCCCGGTGGCAAAGCTCACCGAGGATGATAGTTATACCATCGTGCAAGACTACTTGGGTACGCCTATACAGGCTCTTGACAGCAAGGGAAATGTGGTCTGGGACTGCATCCTTGACATCTATGGAGATGTACTGGAACTCAGAGGGAAACGAGACTTCATACCTTTCAGGTTTCAGGGGATGTATTATGATACGGAAACTGAACTTTGCTATGTGCGACATCGGTACTATTCAGCAGATACAGGGGCGTTTATCACTCAAGACCCGATAGGGTTGGCAGGTGGTAATCCTACGCTATACGGATATGTGTTTGATAGTAATATAGAAATAGACCCGTTTGGGTTGGACTGTAAAGCACAATCTAATATTTATAAGGGAGTGCAAGAGGCATCGCAAATATTAAAAGAACGAGGTTTACCCCGCCAAGTTAGAAAAAATATACTACAATCTTTTGATGTGCGAACAATCAAAGTACGATTAGCTCGCACTAATGAATATGGTATAAGATTCCATGACAAGGGTTTGAAAGCTACGGCAAATGGGCGTTATTTATTTGAAACTTTTCCAGCTTCACGTAATAGTCTTGCTATTAAGCCCGAATGGAATAACATGACAGATATAAAACAATGGCAAATAAAAAAAGGAACATTACTTTTTGAAGGCGTTGCTGCTCCTCAAGGGAACTTAAGCGGAGGGCAAATTCAAAAATTTGTGGTAGATGACCCTGTAACCAGTTTAATTTAA
- a CDS encoding RHS repeat-associated core domain-containing protein, with protein sequence MLPSSTHLMPVIGLDLHLATSGNPFHPYIGMVIDPFDYIPFLGSNVNINGLKRGVSDTSGVLITFQHIPLVGAFIMMPIIGHESVNFFSSQTVFAEGTRLSPKGHMLMTCNDVGIPFSGALSKAGKKKLKFTPTLFAPTSFSIPIPTGAPVMVGGPYVPDWGGMLTGLLSSIGFSTLLSFAPAILKAMKKAGKKGLTAFNHKVLKKGICKKMRATRSLSKKLCKHGFEPVNLVNGVVVYEGEDFFFPGMPSLSWERVWYSDSDYKGWLGHGVHCSYDRSVTFLPEEDILVLRLSDGRLASFPVLDEGEDSYNRLERITLSRTKEGYVAFEHDSNLSFHFTIPGKDRGYSTHRLSTVTDLEGRSIRLSYENGVLATLTDACGRQITVRLTDEGFIESLHLRMPDGNSEQLVRYSYDEQGDMVGITDALGQTTGIRYEEHRMVEKTDRNGYTFYWEYDKEGRCIHTHGEDGDQEGWISYFPEKGYNTVRDACGAETTYRYDPDQLVRSVTDALGNTTRYDYTEEMEPYREIDPEGRITGWHYDERGNQTGTTHPDGTLSMWVFDEQDRMILQMSPKGTRQIYVYDPEHPHRVRTVIEEDDTQTNFHYNSDGSLAMLEKGGRSIALNYDEMGNLSSCHSEGRELMRWEYDYRGRPVMEQSPSARPLQYEYDLLDRVRRIYRPDGNIIDIGYDCYESVTEVRDKDRHVRMDYTPMGSLKRREEQGTSVEFFYDAMERLTTLRNERGSLYRFVRDKAGNVIREVGFDGMERRLTLNASGDVIRVDRPDGRHTTYEHNAFGRISKARYSDGTWESFSYDKDGRLCGAANAQGEVTFSRDKKGRVIKEEQILPNGGKANRIAIEHEYDQWGGHTGLRSSLGAEQNTSYTPLGETETLHARQSEESDAWESRIRYDERGREIERFATGGVRITSEYDFAGRLEARCTYAGTESRGHRFYAWRRNDRLLSMRSHLRKSPVMYDYDSFGTLVCASLDMSECLFKTPDIIGNVYRDRDARGRVYDRSGRLLRDEDFFYRYDGEGNLILKSRRNVLEPPLIPRPKSWADRLFMDKPDEKELQAHYGWQEGDTAYEWYGNGMLKSVRTPEGATIRFEYDALGRRTLKETHDTCHRYAWDGNVLLHEWNYDRREKPRMEKDELGRIRYDRQEPYTNLITWVYDGGSYTPVAKLTEEDSYSIVQDYLGTPIQALDSKGEVVWDCILDIYGDVLELRGKRDFIPFRFQGQYEDGETGLYYNRFRYYSPHTGNYISQDPIGLAGNNPTMYGYVFDSNTEMDPFGLFFGKIIGSAQSTGTLGHAFVSKMYAQIYSLNPNVERVTMNLGYKRLLGGGNFKYGPRPDVGILYKDGTVRVIEVASKTDVVENLRLRNSGFMWQNRITGDVKISKLAQIADRLNERLKGIINKFKPCR encoded by the coding sequence ATGCTACCGAGCAGTACCCATTTGATGCCCGTTATCGGTCTGGACCTCCATCTTGCGACCTCCGGTAATCCTTTCCATCCCTATATAGGTATGGTCATAGACCCCTTTGACTATATTCCCTTCCTCGGCAGCAACGTCAACATCAACGGTCTGAAGCGTGGCGTGTCCGACACGAGCGGTGTGCTGATCACCTTCCAGCACATCCCCTTGGTGGGAGCCTTCATCATGATGCCCATCATCGGACACGAGAGCGTGAACTTCTTCTCCTCACAGACGGTCTTTGCAGAGGGTACGCGTTTAAGCCCCAAGGGACACATGCTCATGACCTGCAACGACGTGGGTATTCCCTTCTCGGGAGCATTGAGCAAGGCCGGCAAGAAAAAACTCAAGTTTACCCCAACCCTCTTCGCCCCGACATCTTTCTCCATTCCCATTCCGACAGGTGCGCCCGTCATGGTCGGCGGTCCTTACGTCCCCGACTGGGGCGGTATGCTGACGGGGCTTTTGTCAAGCATCGGCTTCAGCACGCTGCTCAGTTTTGCCCCTGCCATATTGAAGGCTATGAAGAAAGCGGGGAAAAAAGGATTGACGGCTTTCAACCATAAAGTCCTTAAGAAAGGCATCTGCAAGAAAATGAGAGCGACACGATCCCTGTCAAAGAAACTTTGCAAGCACGGTTTTGAGCCTGTGAACCTTGTCAATGGCGTCGTAGTCTATGAAGGTGAAGACTTCTTCTTCCCCGGCATGCCGTCCTTGTCATGGGAGCGTGTCTGGTATTCCGATTCCGACTATAAGGGCTGGCTGGGACACGGGGTGCACTGCTCGTACGACAGGAGCGTCACCTTCCTTCCCGAAGAGGATATCCTTGTTTTAAGATTGAGTGACGGTCGCCTCGCCTCCTTCCCCGTGCTTGATGAGGGAGAAGACTCATATAACCGCCTCGAGCGCATCACCCTTTCCCGAACGAAGGAAGGGTACGTTGCATTTGAACACGACAGCAACCTGTCCTTCCACTTCACCATTCCCGGAAAAGACAGGGGGTATTCCACCCATCGTCTTTCCACTGTTACCGACTTGGAGGGCAGGAGCATTCGCCTTTCCTATGAGAATGGCGTGCTTGCGACGCTCACCGATGCCTGTGGTCGTCAAATCACAGTCCGACTTACGGATGAGGGATTCATCGAGAGCCTTCACCTGAGGATGCCGGACGGAAATTCCGAGCAACTTGTTCGCTATTCCTATGACGAGCAGGGCGACATGGTAGGCATCACCGACGCATTGGGGCAGACGACAGGAATCCGCTACGAGGAGCACCGTATGGTGGAGAAGACCGACCGTAACGGGTACACGTTCTATTGGGAATACGACAAGGAGGGGCGCTGCATCCATACACACGGAGAAGATGGTGATCAGGAGGGCTGGATCTCCTATTTCCCCGAGAAGGGATATAACACTGTCCGTGACGCCTGTGGCGCGGAGACTACCTACCGCTATGACCCCGACCAGCTTGTCCGCTCCGTCACCGATGCCCTGGGCAACACGACCCGCTATGACTATACCGAGGAGATGGAGCCCTACCGGGAAATAGATCCCGAGGGGCGCATTACGGGATGGCACTATGACGAGCGCGGCAATCAGACGGGCACGACCCACCCCGACGGAACACTGTCCATGTGGGTGTTCGATGAGCAGGACCGCATGATTCTCCAAATGTCACCCAAAGGCACCAGACAGATTTACGTCTATGACCCCGAGCACCCCCATAGAGTACGCACCGTCATCGAGGAAGACGACACCCAGACCAACTTTCACTATAACTCTGACGGCAGTCTCGCCATGTTGGAAAAGGGCGGCAGGAGCATAGCCCTGAACTATGACGAGATGGGCAATCTCAGCAGTTGCCATTCGGAGGGCAGGGAGCTCATGCGCTGGGAGTACGACTACCGGGGACGTCCTGTTATGGAGCAGAGCCCGTCCGCACGCCCCCTCCAATACGAGTACGACCTCCTTGACCGCGTGCGGCGTATCTACCGTCCCGACGGGAACATTATAGACATCGGCTATGACTGTTACGAGAGCGTCACCGAGGTGAGGGACAAGGACCGCCATGTGAGGATGGACTACACCCCAATGGGCAGCCTGAAACGCCGTGAGGAACAGGGCACGTCCGTGGAGTTCTTCTATGACGCAATGGAACGCCTCACCACCCTGCGCAACGAGCGTGGCAGCCTCTATCGGTTCGTGCGCGACAAGGCGGGCAACGTCATCCGTGAGGTTGGCTTTGATGGTATGGAGCGCCGCCTCACGCTCAACGCATCGGGGGACGTCATCCGCGTTGACCGTCCCGATGGACGCCATACCACCTATGAGCACAACGCTTTCGGGCGTATCAGCAAGGCACGCTATTCCGACGGCACATGGGAATCCTTCTCCTACGACAAGGACGGCAGGCTGTGTGGTGCCGCCAACGCACAGGGAGAAGTGACCTTCAGCCGCGACAAAAAGGGTCGTGTCATTAAAGAAGAGCAGATACTCCCGAACGGAGGCAAGGCAAACAGGATTGCCATTGAGCATGAATATGACCAATGGGGCGGACACACAGGACTGCGGAGTTCTCTCGGAGCGGAGCAGAATACCTCCTACACCCCACTTGGGGAGACGGAGACCCTCCATGCCCGGCAGTCAGAGGAATCAGACGCTTGGGAAAGCCGTATCCGCTACGATGAGAGGGGACGCGAGATAGAGCGCTTTGCCACGGGTGGCGTGCGCATTACCTCGGAATACGATTTTGCGGGGCGTCTGGAGGCAAGGTGTACCTATGCGGGGACGGAATCGCGCGGACACCGCTTCTATGCATGGAGAAGGAACGACAGGCTGCTTTCCATGCGGTCTCACCTGAGGAAGTCTCCCGTGATGTACGACTATGACAGCTTCGGCACCCTTGTCTGTGCATCGCTTGACATGAGCGAGTGTCTCTTCAAGACTCCCGACATCATCGGCAACGTCTATCGGGACAGGGATGCCAGGGGACGTGTCTATGACAGGAGCGGCAGGCTGCTCAGGGATGAGGATTTCTTTTACCGCTATGACGGTGAGGGTAACTTGATTCTCAAGAGCCGAAGGAACGTTCTCGAACCGCCGCTGATACCCCGACCGAAGAGTTGGGCAGACCGCCTCTTCATGGATAAGCCAGACGAGAAGGAGCTGCAGGCTCATTATGGCTGGCAGGAGGGAGATACCGCCTACGAGTGGTACGGCAACGGCATGCTCAAGAGCGTACGCACTCCCGAGGGTGCCACCATAAGGTTTGAGTACGATGCCTTGGGCAGACGTACGCTTAAGGAGACGCACGATACATGCCATCGCTATGCCTGGGACGGCAACGTGCTGCTGCATGAGTGGAACTATGACAGGCGGGAAAAGCCGAGAATGGAGAAAGATGAACTCGGGCGCATCCGCTATGACAGGCAGGAGCCGTATACCAATCTCATTACATGGGTGTATGACGGTGGTAGTTATACCCCTGTGGCAAAGCTCACCGAGGAGGACAGCTACAGTATCGTGCAGGATTATCTGGGTACACCTATTCAGGCTCTCGACAGCAAGGGTGAGGTGGTTTGGGACTGCATCCTCGACATCTATGGAGATGTACTGGAACTGAGAGGGAAACGAGACTTTATACCCTTCCGTTTCCAAGGTCAATACGAAGATGGGGAAACAGGACTGTACTACAACAGGTTCAGGTATTACTCGCCACATACCGGAAACTACATTAGTCAGGACCCGATAGGACTGGCTGGAAACAACCCTACGATGTATGGGTATGTTTTTGATAGTAATACAGAAATGGATCCGTTTGGATTGTTTTTTGGTAAAATTATTGGTTCGGCACAGTCTACAGGGACTCTTGGACACGCATTTGTTTCCAAGATGTATGCTCAAATTTATTCACTTAACCCTAATGTAGAGAGAGTAACAATGAATCTAGGATATAAACGACTTTTAGGAGGAGGCAACTTTAAGTATGGTCCAAGACCTGATGTTGGAATACTATATAAAGATGGTACGGTAAGAGTGATTGAAGTAGCTTCTAAAACTGATGTTGTTGAAAACTTAAGACTACGAAATAGCGGTTTTATGTGGCAAAATAGGATAACTGGCGATGTGAAAATCAGCAAGTTAGCACAAATAGCAGACAGACTAAATGAACGATTGAAAGGTATTATTAATAAATTTAAGCCTTGTCGATGA
- a CDS encoding type VI secretion system Vgr family protein, with protein sequence MDFLPNKPVTICIGGVELSSFKSLRLNQSINEHHYFEMLLDYEVGEVFQAATLTKSADWLGKSIAITIGERNFYGLVAQVGLHKSEGYTFLKVSGFSTTYRLEGDLHFASWNEKTLADIVGELAEKSNVQALVKPERSAKLEYECQYQESNFAFIQRLARQHFEWLYYDGEKLIFGKPELPPSITLDSKRDLNSLDICIQTGARALSSFAHLSGSNNTLKSSSPDEPAGLNKLGQQAFQESIKMFGPPANHYATSRVTNKGELDAYLQKKQQSDASMSHFVTAESDYVGLMLGSVVDIKSTVQLAGVSYREELLGTYLITEIVHFAEGDGGYSCQFTAIPASVRSLPTPDVPLPIAQPQMATVISNDDPKKQGRVQVRMNWQINGMKTSWVRVLSPDAGGSEKVSSNRGFVFIPEVGDQVMVAFRYNDPNRPYIQGSLFNGTNGGGGGADNNVKSLTTRSGVAVTLDDSKGSATIVDPSGSIVVLNGDNTISIKSADKITFESKEIEIKGNEKVKIEGTTEVYIKGEKTKLEGTTEVEVTSTTKAGVTAPSTKVEGTAEVAINGATVNVDGTAMTNVKGGLLNLN encoded by the coding sequence ATGGATTTTTTGCCAAACAAACCGGTGACAATTTGTATTGGTGGTGTTGAGTTGTCTTCGTTCAAGTCCCTTCGTCTGAACCAGTCAATTAACGAACACCATTATTTTGAAATGCTTCTTGACTATGAAGTCGGTGAAGTGTTTCAGGCAGCCACACTCACCAAATCCGCTGACTGGCTGGGAAAATCAATTGCCATAACTATTGGTGAGAGGAACTTTTACGGTCTTGTGGCGCAGGTAGGCTTGCACAAGTCCGAGGGATATACTTTCCTGAAAGTCTCGGGTTTCTCCACAACCTACCGTTTGGAGGGCGATTTGCACTTTGCGTCTTGGAACGAGAAGACTTTGGCGGACATTGTCGGGGAACTGGCAGAAAAGTCCAATGTGCAGGCATTGGTGAAACCGGAAAGGAGCGCAAAACTGGAATATGAGTGTCAATATCAGGAGAGCAATTTCGCATTCATACAAAGACTAGCGAGACAGCATTTCGAATGGCTCTATTATGATGGAGAGAAATTGATTTTCGGCAAGCCGGAATTACCTCCCTCCATCACGCTGGACTCCAAGAGGGATTTGAACTCCTTGGACATCTGCATCCAGACCGGAGCCCGTGCCCTTTCCTCCTTCGCCCATCTGTCGGGAAGCAACAATACGCTGAAATCCTCGTCGCCGGACGAGCCGGCGGGACTGAACAAGCTCGGGCAGCAGGCTTTTCAGGAATCCATCAAGATGTTTGGTCCTCCCGCCAATCATTATGCCACCTCCCGTGTCACGAACAAAGGAGAGTTGGACGCCTATCTTCAGAAGAAACAGCAATCGGACGCCTCCATGTCCCACTTTGTCACGGCGGAGAGCGACTATGTGGGTCTGATGCTGGGCAGTGTCGTGGACATAAAAAGCACCGTTCAACTGGCAGGCGTTTCCTACAGGGAGGAGTTGCTGGGAACTTACCTTATCACTGAGATAGTCCACTTCGCGGAGGGCGACGGAGGCTATTCCTGCCAATTCACTGCGATTCCTGCATCCGTAAGGTCATTGCCGACCCCTGACGTCCCCCTTCCCATTGCCCAGCCACAGATGGCGACCGTCATCAGCAATGATGACCCCAAGAAACAGGGACGTGTCCAAGTGAGAATGAACTGGCAGATAAACGGGATGAAGACCTCGTGGGTGCGTGTGCTCTCACCGGATGCGGGAGGAAGTGAAAAGGTATCCTCCAACAGAGGATTTGTCTTTATCCCGGAAGTCGGCGACCAAGTCATGGTTGCCTTCCGTTACAATGACCCCAACAGACCCTATATACAAGGAAGCCTGTTCAATGGAACCAACGGAGGCGGGGGCGGAGCCGACAACAACGTGAAGAGCCTGACCACAAGAAGCGGCGTTGCCGTCACGTTGGATGACAGCAAAGGAAGTGCTACCATCGTAGATCCATCGGGAAGTATAGTCGTGCTGAATGGAGACAACACCATTTCCATAAAATCTGCTGATAAAATTACTTTTGAATCAAAAGAAATTGAGATTAAGGGTAATGAAAAAGTTAAGATAGAAGGTACTACGGAAGTCTATATCAAGGGAGAGAAAACAAAGTTGGAGGGTACTACGGAAGTCGAAGTAACAAGTACCACCAAGGCTGGTGTCACTGCTCCCTCCACCAAGGTTGAGGGTACCGCAGAAGTTGCCATAAATGGTGCAACTGTAAATGTAGATGGCACAGCTATGACAAATGTAAAGGGAGGACTCCTAAATTTGAACTGA
- the tssD gene encoding type VI secretion system tube protein TssD — protein MGSFRASLELGGKEFDVLFSNYEFSRSTDSKGKPSSSITGGRVVVTIESTEDTSTIEAMLNSQFKPVEGKIIYKKTDEDAKMKEVEFKNAYIVHYKETLDVNNDVPMTITMTFAAEHITVGAAEHDNRWPKA, from the coding sequence ATGGGATCATTCCGTGCATCACTGGAGTTGGGAGGAAAAGAATTTGACGTCCTCTTCTCAAATTATGAGTTCTCTCGCTCAACAGACAGTAAGGGTAAGCCTTCTTCAAGTATTACCGGAGGACGAGTTGTCGTTACCATCGAGTCCACAGAGGACACCTCTACCATCGAAGCTATGCTGAATAGTCAGTTCAAACCCGTTGAAGGAAAAATCATCTACAAGAAGACGGATGAGGACGCCAAGATGAAAGAGGTTGAATTCAAGAACGCCTATATTGTGCATTATAAGGAAACCTTGGATGTAAACAATGACGTTCCGATGACCATTACTATGACTTTTGCGGCAGAGCACATCACCGTGGGTGCTGCAGAACATGACAATCGTTGGCCTAAGGCTTAA